The sequence ttctaaaaaaaaaaaaaagaaaagaaaagaaaagaaaaagagccaggcatgttggctcatgcctgtaatcccagcactttgggaggccaaggtggatggatcacctgaggtcgggagttcgagaccagcctgaccaacatggagaaaccccatctctagtaaaaatacaaaattagctgggtgtggtggcacaagaggctgaggcaggagaatctcgtgaacccaggaggcagaggttgtggtgagccgagatcgtgccattgcactccagcctgggcaacaagagtgaaactccatctcaaggaaaaaaaaaaaaaagagaaaaaaaagaaaaaagaaagtatctgtGGAAGCATGCTTCTGCAAGAGCAGACTCCTGCCAACCtggtttctgtttcctttctgcCACCTTGAGACCCTAAAGGGACACAGCTATGCCATCAACCCCTCTGGCCTCCCTTGTTGGCCACCAGCCCCCCGCTTACCTCTGCCGCTGCAGGGAGGAGGTCCTCTCCGGGACATAGCTGGCTCCCCCGTGGTGGCTGTCTCCGCTTCCCACGCTGCCTCCTCGGGCCCAGGGCAGAGCGCCACCAGCTGCCGAGGAGCCCCCAAACTGCTGAAGCTTGGAGCTGAGTTCACTGATGATGCTGGCTTTTACTGTGGCCAAGGCTGAGGCCTGAGGCTGGGCCAGGGGACCAGGCAGAGGTGGTGGCGGCGGGCCCGGGCCCTCTTCCCAGGGCAGCAGCTTCCGAGGCAGAGAGGAGGCCGTCGGCAAGGGCACCGGTGGGACTTCTGGCTCTACAGCCACCGGACCCCCAGCCACGCCTGCCGTGGGGGGTCCTGAACAAGCACGCAGGGCCAGCAGCCCATCGGTTCCAGCCCCTGTCACCGAGACGGTGGGGCTGGTGGGGGTGACAGGGTCTCGGAGTCCCCCACTGGGGCCAGGCCGCAGGCCTCCGCTGGCTCCTAGTGCCCGGCCCCGGAGCTTAGAGGGAGTCATGAGCTGAGGAGGGTATGGCGGGCCGGGAGTGCCGCTGCCCCCAAAGGCCTGGCCGTCCAGGTAGGCCACATAGGTGTCCAGAAGCTCCGGCCCACTGGCCACACCggccccacccccgcccccaccccctgcGCTGCCACCACCTTCGGCAGATAGGCTGCTCAGCGTGGAGGCACTGCTGATGGTCTCCAGCGGGTGGTCACTGCTGCTCCGACTGTCCACCTCCTCAATGCCAGAATCCGTGCCAGGCGGAGGGTCTGGGCCGGGCTGTGGGGCAGGGGGAGCCGGTGCTGCTGGGGCGGGCGGGCCTGGTGGAGGGGGGTCCCCAGGGGCGGCGGAGGCCCCCTGGGTCAGGGTGGCCACCTCGCTGTCATAGGATGTCAGGCTGGATGCGGTGGAGTCCAGGGTGGGAGGGGCTGCGGCCACAGCCGGGGGTGGCACAGGGGGTAACGGGGTGGCCGGGGCAGGTGGGTCGGGCAACGGGTGGGGAGGCCCAGGCGTGAGGGGCGACTCCGGCTTTTCGAAACTGTTGGAGAATTCCAGGGGCGGAGGCAGCGGTTCCACGAAAAGGAATTCGCCATCTTCCACATCCACCGAGGGGGCGGGCGGCGGCAGAACCAGCAGGGGCAGCCCGTTCTCTTCGCTGGCCCTCGGGGAGGTCGGGGAGGGAGGCACGGACCGGCGTGGGCTGGGCGGCGGGACCCCGGGTCCGTCCTCCGAGGGGGGGCCCCTTCCGCTCGTCGCGGGGGCCCGGGGCTGGCAGTTTTCAAGGAACCGCACGTGCAGCGGCAGCCGCTCGGGCTCTTCGGGGGCTGCGGACCTCCAGGGCTTGCTCACTCCAGGATGCGGGGCCGGGGGCTCCGTCCCCAGCTGCAGCAGGAGGGGCCCCACCCCGGGAGCGGTGGGCGGCAGGCGGTGTAGCAGGGAACGCCGGGCGGCGGGCGGGCTGGCTGGAAGGGACTTCTCCTGGCTGCCCAGCCCGGCCCTGTACCCCAGCTCCCGGCGCGCGGGATCCGGCGGGGAGGCCCCCCAGAGACGCAGCACTGGCTCGTGGTGGGCGTGGGGCGAGTGGTGGTGCGGAGGGGGCGGCGGGGCCTCGTAGCGGGGCGATGGGGGCCTAGGAGGGGGCTGGGGGGGCCCGCCGCCCTCCGAGGACTCCTTCAGCGCTCGCTCGCGGGCGGCCAAGGCCAGCCCCAGCGGGGAGGCGGGATCCAGGGCCTTGCCGGTCAGCGGGTGCACCAGGGGTCGCGGGGGCAGGAAGCTGGTGAAGGCGCTGCTGCCCCCGCCACCCCCGTAGGCTCGGCTCCCGGCCCCGTAGCCGCCGTAGCCCGCGCCGCTGCCCGCAGACTCCAGTCGGAGGTAGGGCTCGGCGGAGAACATGCCCTCGTCGATGGATTTGGAGTGGCGCAGCCGCGGGCCCGGGGccgcccctgtgcccagcccgcCGTCTCCGCCGTCCTCGTCCCCCGCGTCGGTGGAGAGGAACAGCGTGGAGCGCCGGCGCGCCTCATTCTGCCAGCCCCCCTCCCTCCGGGCCGCCCCCACCAGGGCGGCCCCGAACTGGCTGGTGAAGTCCAGCGTGGCCGGGCCGCTGGGCGAGGCGGGGGTGGGCACGGGCGAGGGGGACGGCGGCACGGGCGACATGGCCGGGGCGGGGCTGGGAgaggagccgccgccgccgccgccgccgcctcccgcAGGCTCGGGCTGGGTGGGGGGCTCCGCCTCGGTGCTGCTGCCCTGGCTGCTGCGGCCGCTGCTACTGGTGGACGGGGCCTTGATGATGatggtggggatggggatggagTTCTTCTCTGAGGGCGCGGCCACGGCGGGCGGCGGCTGCGGGGAGGCCGGGGACGTGGGCGACGGCGCGGGCGGGAGGCCGCTGCCCTTCTGGGGCTCGCCTTCCACTTTGGTCTGTTTGACCAGCGGGCCCTTGCGGCCGCGGCCCGAGCGGGCGGGCACGTACATGGCTGCGCTGGCCGCCCGCGGGGGCAGCTGGAAATAGCGCAGAGCCGGGCCCTGGGAGGAGCCGCCGCCCCCGCCCGCGCCGGCGTGATGCGACGGGGACGGAGCCCCCGGGGTCGGGCTGGGCCCGCCGCCCCTCCAGCCTCGCAGGCTGGGCTGGGGCCCCAGAGCCAGGCGGGGTGGAGGGTCGTCGGGAGAGCCGCCTGTCTCCATctcgggaggatgaggagggtgggcgtggtggtggtggggctgggggggcggggcgtggtggtggtggtggtggggcgggtggtggtgggcagggggcaggggccCGCTGTGGTACAGGCTCTTCTCGCGGCTCCCCACGCGGGTATCGGGAAGGGAGGGCCCGTCAAAGGATGCAGGGGAGGAGGCGGGGAGGGGGCCACCAGAGCCGGGGTTGAAGGGCCCTCCCCGAGGGGAGGGGGTGAGGCGCCCTgaggaggagggggctggaggTGTGCTATAGGGGGGTTCCGGCGGGGACGTGGTGGGTGGCGGGGGAATGTCCTCCGAACCAGGCACAGACAGGCTGCGGCTGAATTTCATGGCTGGGGGTGCTAGGTAAGGTCTGTCATCTTCTGCCGCCCCTGGGGAGATACAGAGGATCAGGGAGGGGGACCCTGGTGGAGAGGGACTCCCTGCTCCACTATCCCACAGAACCGCAACAATACTAATAACAAGAATGGCACCCCGTATATGCCAGGAACTTCACGTGGACTCGCCCAGCTCTTCCCTATTTGGGGTAAACCCAAATCTGCTTCATACAGAGGTACAGGTTGTGCACCGCACAACTGCAAACCGcaaggtgaggaaactgaaattcGGCGGAACTTCCTCCCCATGCCAGGAGGGGGCGCCGTTTTCTAATTCCGTTCAAAGGCTCAGTGAATGGTTTGGGGCCAGCAAAAGCGGCTGGAGCTGGGAAGAGATAGTCCCTCGTGTTTATGCATAGATGCGTGTTTCTTTTCACTTATATGCAGGAAAGAAGTGCAACCAGCACGTCAAAGCTGTGATTCTACAGAGAGAACCACTTATGATGAGgctaaagttttttgttttttttttttttttttttgagacggagtctcgctctgtcgcccaggctggagtgcagtggcgcaatctcggctcactgcaagctccgcctcccgggttcacgccattctcctgcctcagcctcccgagtagctgggactacaggcgcccgcccctgcgcccggctaattttttctatttttagtagagacggggtttcaccatggtctcgatctcctgaccttgtgatccgcccacctcggcctcccaaagtgctgggattacaggcgtgagccaccacgcccggccgaggcTAAAGTTTAAAAGGGAGCGGATCTATAGAAAAAACAATCAGGTAAACGATGAGAGCCAGGTGGACCCCACACTCAGTGGGAGTGCAAGACTCACACTGGTGGACTTTGAACGCCAGGAGTTGGGGAAAAGCTGGATCCAGTCAGGGAAAAACAACTCCAGGAGGCGTGCAGGAGTTAAGTCTTTGCTTACTTCACTGCCAAGGCTCCGTCTTTGACCCTCTTCTCGCCTCTGACTACTCCCTCTCAACCAGTGACCAGCTTCATTCATTGCCTCTCTGCTGTGGACGCCCACGTTTATGCTTGGGGCCCCATCCTCAGCCCCGAGCTCCAGGCTCCTATATTCAGATACCCACACCCAGCTGGTTGTCTCACAGGCATCTCCGACTCGAAACTCTCCAACCCAATCTCCCCATCTCCTCCCCAACAGACTCTGCCCAGCCCACCGTCTCCCCCTACCACCGCAGCAAACAGCATTTCTGTCCTTTCAGGCGCTAAGACTGAAAACCCTGCAGCCACCCTTAGTAGCTTTCTTCCTCACGTCACCCACATCCAATCCACCAGCAAATCCTGTTGTTTCAAAACATATCCGGAATCCAGTCCCTTCTCACCCCTCCAGAGTCACCACCCTGGGCCAGCCACTATCATTTCCTATCTGGATAGCAATAGCTGTCACCTCTCCTCTTTGGTCCCTGGGCTTCCCAGCTCATCCCCTTCAATCTAGTCCCTTCACAGCAGCCAGAGGATTTCTGTTAAAACTGAAGTCAGCTCATGTCCTTCCTCTGCTCAGAGCCTTGGCCATGCACCCACCTCACTCAGGGCAAAGGTTCAAGTCCTCaccatgactccccagaccctgCAGGATTGGGACCCTGTCCCCCTCTGCCCTCATGTCCAGTGCTCACTCGGCCCCTGCTACACGGGCCTCCTCCCTGTTCTACAAACGCACCAGACTCAGCCcgacctcaggacctttgcagaAGTGGTTCGCTCTGCCTGGACTGCCTTAGCCCCAGAGAGCCTCATGATTCCCCAATTCATCTCTAggtgttgttttgtttggtttggtttggtttttgagacggaatctcgctctgtcgcccagtctggagtggaATGGCGCGATCTCTTACCTTACTCtactattttttttcacttatttttttttttgagatggagtctcgctctattgcccaggctggagtgcgttggcacgatctcggctcactgcaagctccaccttccgggttcacaccattctcctgcctcagcctcccaagaagctgggactacaggtacctgccaccacacccggctacttttttgtatttttagtagagacaggatttcactgtgttagccaggatggtctcgatctcctgaccttgtgatccgcccgccttggcctcccaaagtgctgggattacaggtgtgagccaccacgcccggcccactcttttttttcccatagcACATACAACTGCTAACATATTAGATAATTTTCTTGCTTATCATCCTTATAATCCATTATCTGTCTTCCCCTGCTATAAGGCAagccccatgagggcaggaaccttTAGTCTGTTTTATTTGCTGACATATCCCTATTCTAGAACAATTCCTGGCATGTGGCGAGCGCTCAGTAAACacttgtaaaatgaatgaatggatggaatCTGGTATaagagaaagaaccagaaagCTGTAGCAGGGGCtttagctcactgcatccccaTTCTCTAGATGTAGAgccagaggcccagagaagtgaagCCACCTGCCCCAGTTCACACAGCTGGGAAGGAGGGGAGCCAGGATCATGGCCAAGTTCACCCATCTCCAAAGCCTGAACTCTCAACCCAATTTGATGAAACTATGGTCTCTCTGGAAGCAGAAAACATTTCCAAGTCCGCTTGCTTTTCCTAAACTGTCACATTCCtggcctcccccagcccccacatcTCTTCTTTTGGGTGGCATACCGATAGATTTTTGCCGGAGCATCAGCCCAGGTCCtggaggcaggaaagaaggaCGCTCGtaacttggctgggcacggtggtggggaTCGAAGCTCGACTTTGGGGTGGCAgtcagagggggagagagagaaaagatagcAGAGAGAGATCAGTAAGCGCAGAGAGGCTTGTGGCTTCACCACACGGCTGCCCCCTATTCCTTCCCTAAGCCCCTGCAGGAAGGGAGAGCAGTGTGAAGATGGTGGAAGGAGGCTGGGCGacgtggctcacccctgtaatcccagcactttgggaggctgaggcaggaccatcacctgaggtcaggagtgcaagccccagcctggccaacatggcaaaacctcgtctctactaaaaatacaaaaattagccaggcatggtggcaggcgcctgtaatcccagctactcgggagtctgaggtttgagaatcgcttgaacccgggaggtggaggctacagtgagccaagatcgcaccagtgcactccagcctgggtgacaagagcaagactctgtctcaaaaaaaaaaaaaaaaaagaagaagaagaagaaggcaaaAAGGAATTCTGGGGGAATGAAAAGCCTTGAGTcggggcaggagggagaaagaaaggagaagaaagcagATTTTCCATCGACTCTTGCTCTGCTTCCTTCCTCCAGCCACTGCCCATGTCCAGGTCCCCACCAGTGTTCTCCAGGACGGAGCAGCCTCTTCCCTCGTCTTCCTGCCGCCATCGTCGATCCCCCACCCTGTTCCGGTCTGTTTTCCACACACGAGTAAGAGGCATTTTCAAAAAGCATGCTATTGCCCCTGCTTGAAATCCCATGTCAGTTAGGAGGAGATTGGAGGGAACCAAACTCCCAGCTCTGGTCTACAAGACCCTCCATGGCAGGCATTGCTGGCACCCCTGCAGCTGCCCTCCCCCTGGATGCGGCATCCCATCCCTCTCCCACTGCTGGGAGTGTCACCTGCCTGCAGCCCTTAAGAATCACCCTCCTTCAGAGTCCCGGACTCGCCCAGTCCATTATGTGTCCCTGCTTCCTGGAGCAGCCCACAGCCCATGATTGATATGGAGGTCCGAGGCAGCACTAAAGCGGGGGTGCCCAGCCTGACCCCACGGGTTCCCACTCCAGCGAGAACCACGTCTGCTGACCTCCTTCCACAGCCCCAGCCAGTCTCCTGCACTCCCTGAAGGTTCCCCCTTAGCAAACCCTTAGTACAGGAAtccctacctcaggctcccattCTAGGGAAGCCCACACAAAGACGTCTACCTTGCAGGACCCAGCCTCTGCCCACATTTCCCACTTGTTCCCTTGGTCCGCCTCCACTCccacctcttccttctcctctgtcAGCCCCAGGTCTACCCTCATTTGAGAACACCTGCAAGCCCTGGTTCCCTCGGCAACAGCTTTCCCTCTTATTGTCACAGTTCCTTTTCAGTGCTAAGTTCTCCTGGCCAGACCTTCCCCGGCCCCCTGCCCAGACTGCACTTCCCTCTGTCCCATTTTCTTCACAGCATCTCTCTTCCCTAGAAACCGTCTTGTTTACTTGCTGTCTGTTTCCTCCACTAGCCTAGAAACTCCCTGAAGGCAGGGCCGATGTATCCCAGGCATCGCACCTACAGTGTCTAGGGCCCATGATGCTTTTAgaggaaatgttttaatttcttttcaaagtagaagtgaaagaaaaaaaaa comes from Macaca fascicularis isolate 582-1 chromosome 19, T2T-MFA8v1.1 and encodes:
- the SHANK1 gene encoding SH3 and multiple ankyrin repeat domains protein 1 isoform X6, with translation MRRGLGARTRGFGRAGTGTRRRRRRRGRPAPGPGPGLGPRRRWLCLRSVAGVSGAAPVGAPCRSRPPRCPPAGQLWGPGGAASGTSTAITSLRRRQSCCRRRTVRGLGSCSGGPRTPIEEFTPTPAFPALQYLESVDEGGVAWRAGLRMGDFLIEVNGQNVVKVGHRQVVNMIRQGGNTLMVKVVMVTRHPDMDEAVHKKAPQQAKRLPPPTISLRSKSMTSELEEMVSPWKKKSEYEQQPAPVPSMEKKRTVYQMALNKLDEILAAAQQTISASESPGPGGLASLGKHRPKGFFATESSFDPHHRAQPSYERPSFLPPGPGLMLRQKSIGAAEDDRPYLAPPAMKFSRSLSVPGSEDIPPPPTTSPPEPPYSTPPAPSSSGRLTPSPRGGPFNPGSGGPLPASSPASFDGPSLPDTRVGSREKSLYHSGPLPPAHHHPPHHHHHHAPPPQPHHHHAHPPHPPEMETGGSPDDPPPRLALGPQPSLRGWRGGGPSPTPGAPSPSHHAGAGGGGGSSQGPALRYFQLPPRAASAAMYVPARSGRGRKGPLVKQTKVEGEPQKGSGLPPAPSPTSPASPQPPPAVAAPSEKNSIPIPTIIIKAPSTSSSGRSSQGSSTEAEPPTQPEPAGGGGGGGGGSSPSPAPAMSPVPPSPSPVPTPASPSGPATLDFTSQFGAALVGAARREGGWQNEARRRSTLFLSTDAGDEDGGDGGLGTGAAPGPRLRHSKSIDEGMFSAEPYLRLESAGSGAGYGGYGAGSRAYGGGGGSSAFTSFLPPRPLVHPLTGKALDPASPLGLALAARERALKESSEGGGPPQPPPRPPSPRYEAPPPPPHHHSPHAHHEPVLRLWGASPPDPARRELGYRAGLGSQEKSLPASPPAARRSLLHRLPPTAPGVGPLLLQLGTEPPAPHPGVSKPWRSAAPEEPERLPLHVRFLENCQPRAPATSGRGPPSEDGPGVPPPSPRRSVPPSPTSPRASEENGLPLLVLPPPAPSVDVEDGEFLFVEPLPPPLEFSNSFEKPESPLTPGPPHPLPDPPAPATPLPPVPPPAVAAAPPTLDSTASSLTSYDSEVATLTQGASAAPGDPPPPGPPAPAAPAPPAPQPGPDPPPGTDSGIEEVDSRSSSDHPLETISSASTLSSLSAEGGGSAGGGGGGGAGVASGPELLDTYVAYLDGQAFGGSGTPGPPYPPQLMTPSKLRGRALGASGGLRPGPSGGLRDPVTPTSPTVSVTGAGTDGLLALRACSGPPTAGVAGGPVAVEPEVPPVPLPTASSLPRKLLPWEEGPGPPPPPLPGPLAQPQASALATVKASIISELSSKLQQFGGSSAAGGALPWARGGSVGSGDSHHGGASYVPERTSSLQRQRLSDDSQSSLLSKPVSSLFQNWPKPPLPPLPTGTGVSPTAAAAPGATSPSASSSSTSTRHLQGVEFEMRPPLLRRAPSPSLLPASEHKVSPAPRPSSLPILPSGPLYPGLFDIRGSPTGGAGGSADPFAPVFVPPHPGISGGLGGALSGASRSLSPTRLLSLPPDKPFGAKPLGFWTKFDVADWLEWLGLGEHRAQFLDHEIDGSHLPALTKEDYVDLGVTRVGHRMNIDRALKFFLER
- the SHANK1 gene encoding SH3 and multiple ankyrin repeat domains protein 1 isoform X7 — encoded protein: MRRGLGARTRGFGRAGTGTRRRRRRRGRPAPGPGPGLGPRRRWLCLRSVAGVSGAAPVGAPCRSRPPRCPPAGQLWGPGGAASGTSTAITSLRRRQSCCRRRTVRGLGSCSGGPRTPIEEFTPTPAFPALQYLESVDEGGVAWRAGLRMGDFLIEVNGQNVVKVGHRQVVNMIRQGGNTLMVKVVMVTRHPDMDEAVHKKAPQQAKRLPPPTISLRSKSMTSELEEMEYEQQPAPVPSMEKKRTVYQMALNKLDEILAAAQQTISASESPGPGGLASLGKHRPKGFFATESSFDPHHRAQPSYERPSFLPPGPGLMLRQKSIGAAEDDRPYLAPPAMKFSRSLSVPGSEDIPPPPTTSPPEPPYSTPPAPSSSGRLTPSPRGGPFNPGSGGPLPASSPASFDGPSLPDTRVGSREKSLYHSGPLPPAHHHPPHHHHHHAPPPQPHHHHAHPPHPPEMETGGSPDDPPPRLALGPQPSLRGWRGGGPSPTPGAPSPSHHAGAGGGGGSSQGPALRYFQLPPRAASAAMYVPARSGRGRKGPLVKQTKVEGEPQKGSGLPPAPSPTSPASPQPPPAVAAPSEKNSIPIPTIIIKAPSTSSSGRSSQGSSTEAEPPTQPEPAGGGGGGGGGSSPSPAPAMSPVPPSPSPVPTPASPSGPATLDFTSQFGAALVGAARREGGWQNEARRRSTLFLSTDAGDEDGGDGGLGTGAAPGPRLRHSKSIDEGMFSAEPYLRLESAGSGAGYGGYGAGSRAYGGGGGSSAFTSFLPPRPLVHPLTGKALDPASPLGLALAARERALKESSEGGGPPQPPPRPPSPRYEAPPPPPHHHSPHAHHEPVLRLWGASPPDPARRELGYRAGLGSQEKSLPASPPAARRSLLHRLPPTAPGVGPLLLQLGTEPPAPHPGVSKPWRSAAPEEPERLPLHVRFLENCQPRAPATSGRGPPSEDGPGVPPPSPRRSVPPSPTSPRASEENGLPLLVLPPPAPSVDVEDGEFLFVEPLPPPLEFSNSFEKPESPLTPGPPHPLPDPPAPATPLPPVPPPAVAAAPPTLDSTASSLTSYDSEVATLTQGASAAPGDPPPPGPPAPAAPAPPAPQPGPDPPPGTDSGIEEVDSRSSSDHPLETISSASTLSSLSAEGGGSAGGGGGGGAGVASGPELLDTYVAYLDGQAFGGSGTPGPPYPPQLMTPSKLRGRALGASGGLRPGPSGGLRDPVTPTSPTVSVTGAGTDGLLALRACSGPPTAGVAGGPVAVEPEVPPVPLPTASSLPRKLLPWEEGPGPPPPPLPGPLAQPQASALATVKASIISELSSKLQQFGGSSAAGGALPWARGGSVGSGDSHHGGASYVPERTSSLQRQRLSDDSQSSLLSKPVSSLFQNWPKPPLPPLPTGTGVSPTAAAAPGATSPSASSSSTSTRHLQGVEFEMRPPLLRRAPSPSLLPASEHKVSPAPRPSSLPILPSGPLYPGLFDIRGSPTGGAGGSADPFAPVFVPPHPGISGGLGGALSGASRSLSPTRLLSLPPDKPFGAKPLGFWTKFDVADWLEWLGLGEHRAQFLDHEIDGSHLPALTKEDYVDLGVTRVGHRMNIDRALKFFLER
- the SHANK1 gene encoding SH3 and multiple ankyrin repeat domains protein 1 isoform X8 gives rise to the protein MALSAVGGGGLGGGPGGSSLPQPPPALSSSWPALGPRRRSVWYIYSDYIIKEKTVLLQKKDSEGFGFVLRGAKAQTPIEEFTPTPAFPALQYLESVDEGGVAWRAGLRMGDFLIEVNGQNVVKVGHRQVVNMIRQGGNTLMVKVVMVTRHPDMDEAVHKKAPQQAKRLPPPTISLRSKSMTSELEEMVSPWKKKSEYEQQPAPVPSMEKKRTVYQMALNKLDEILAAAQQTISASESPGPGGLASLGKHRPKGFFATESSFDPHHRAQPSYERPSFLPPGPGLMLRQKSIGAAEDDRPYLAPPAMKFSRSLSVPGSEDIPPPPTTSPPEPPYSTPPAPSSSGRLTPSPRGGPFNPGSGGPLPASSPASFDGPSLPDTRVGSREKSLYHSGPLPPAHHHPPHHHHHHAPPPQPHHHHAHPPHPPEMETGGSPDDPPPRLALGPQPSLRGWRGGGPSPTPGAPSPSHHAGAGGGGGSSQGPALRYFQLPPRAASAAMYVPARSGRGRKGPLVKQTKVEGEPQKGSGLPPAPSPTSPASPQPPPAVAAPSEKNSIPIPTIIIKAPSTSSSGRSSQGSSTEAEPPTQPEPAGGGGGGGGGSSPSPAPAMSPVPPSPSPVPTPASPSGPATLDFTSQFGAALVGAARREGGWQNEARRRSTLFLSTDAGDEDGGDGGLGTGAAPGPRLRHSKSIDEGMFSAEPYLRLESAGSGAGYGGYGAGSRAYGGGGGSSAFTSFLPPRPLVHPLTGKALDPASPLGLALAARERALKESSEGGGPPQPPPRPPSPRYEAPPPPPHHHSPHAHHEPVLRLWGASPPDPARRELGYRAGLGSQEKSLPASPPAARRSLLHRLPPTAPGVGPLLLQLGTEPPAPHPGVSKPWRSAAPEEPERLPLHVRFLENCQPRAPATSGRGPPSEDGPGVPPPSPRRSVPPSPTSPRASEENGLPLLVLPPPAPSVDVEDGEFLFVEPLPPPLEFSNSFEKPESPLTPGPPHPLPDPPAPATPLPPVPPPAVAAAPPTLDSTASSLTSYDSEVATLTQGASAAPGDPPPPGPPAPAAPAPPAPQPGPDPPPGTDSGIEEVDSRSSSDHPLETISSASTLSSLSAEGGGSAGGGGGGGAGVASGPELLDTYVAYLDGQAFGGSGTPGPPYPPQLMTPSKLRGRALGASGGLRPGPSGGLRDPVTPTSPTVSVTGAGTDGLLALRACSGPPTAGVAGGPVAVEPEVPPVPLPTASSLPRKLLPWEEGPGPPPPPLPGPLAQPQASALATVKASIISELSSKLQQFGGSSAAGGALPWARGGSVGSGDSHHGGASYVPERTSSLQRQRLSDDSQSSLLSKPVSSLFQNWPKPPLPPLPTGTGVSPTAAAAPGATSPSASSSSTSTRHLQGVEFEMRPPLLRRAPSPSLLPASEHKVSPAPRPSSLPILPSGPLYPGLFDIRGSPTGGAGGSADPFAPVFVPPHPGISGGLGGALSGASRSLSPTRLLSLPPDKPFGAKPLGFWTKFDVADWLEWLGLGEHRAQFLDHEIDGSHLPALTKEDYVDLGVTRVGHRMNIDRALKFFLER
- the SHANK1 gene encoding SH3 and multiple ankyrin repeat domains protein 1 isoform X5 — translated: MTHSPATSEDEERHSASECPEGGSESDSSPDGPGRGLRGTRGRGSGAPGSLASVRGLQGRSMSVPDDAHFSMMVFRIGIPDLHQTKCLRFNPDATIWTAKQQVLCALSESLQDVLNYGLFQPATSGRDANFLEEERLLREYPQSFEKGVPYLEFRYKTRVYKQTNLDEKQLAKLHTKTGLKKFLEYVQLGTSDKVARLLDKGLDPNYHDSDSGETPLTLAAQTEGSVEVIRTLCLGGAHIDFRARDGMTALHKAACARHCLALTALLDLGGSPNYKDRRGLTPLFHTAMVGGDPRCCELLLYNRAQLGIADENGWQEIHQACQRGHSQHLEHLLFYGAEPGAQNASGNTALHICALYNKETCARILLYRGADKDVKNNNGQTPFQVAVIAGNFELGELIRNHREQDVVPFQESPKYAARRRGPPGTGLTVPPALLRANSDTSMVLPDWMVFSAPGASSSGAPGPTSGSQGQSQPSAPTAKLSSGTLRSASSPRGARARSPSRGRHPEDAKRQPRGRPSSSGTPREGPAGGTGGSGGPGGSLGSRGRRRKLYSAVPGRSFMAVKSYQAQAEGEISLSKGEKIKVLSIGEGGFWEGQVKGRVGWFPSDCLEEVANRSQESKQESRSDKAKRLFRHYTVGSYDSFDAPSLMDGIGPGSDYIIKEKTVLLQKKDSEGFGFVLRGAKAQTPIEEFTPTPAFPALQYLESVDEGGVAWRAGLRMGDFLIEVNGQNVVKVGHRQVVNMIRQGGNTLMVKVVMVTRHPDMDEAVHKKAPQQAKRLPPPTISLRSKSMTSELEEMVSPWKKKSEYEQQPAPVPSMEKKRTVYQMALNKLDEILAAAQQTISASESPGPGGLASLGKHRPKGFFATESSFDPHHRAQPSYERPSFLPPGPGLMLRQKSIGAAEDDRPYLAPPAMKFSRSLSVPGSEDIPPPPTTSPPEPPYSTPPAPSSSGRLTPSPRGGPFNPGSGGPLPASSPASFDGPSLPDTRVGSREKSLYHSGPLPPAHHHPPHHHHHHAPPPQPHHHHAHPPHPPEMETGGSPDDPPPRLALGPQPSLRGWRGGGPSPTPGAPSPSHHAGAGGGGGSSQGPALRYFQLPPRAASAAMYVPARSGRGRKGPLVKQTKVEGEPQKGSGLPPAPSPTSPASPQPPPAVAAPSEKNSIPIPTIIIKAPSTSSSGRSSQGSSTEAEPPTQPEPAGGGGGGGGGSSPSPAPAMSPVPPSPSPVPTPASPSGPATLDFTSQFGAALVGAARREGGWQNEARRRSTLFLSTDAGDEDGGDGGLGTGAAPGPRLRHSKSIDEGMFSAEPYLRLESAGSGAGYGGYGAGSRAYGGGGGSSAFTSFLPPRPLVHPLTGKALDPASPLGLALAARERALKESSEGGGPPQPPPRPPSPRYEAPPPPPHHHSPHAHHEPVLRLWGASPPDPARRELGYRAGLGSQEKSLPASPPAARRSLLHRLPPTAPGVGPLLLQLGTEPPAPHPGVSKPWRSAAPEEPERLPLHVRFLENCQPRAPATSGRGPPSEDGPGVPPPSPRRSVPPSPTSPRASEENGLPLLVLPPPAPSVDVEDGEFLFVEPLPPPLEFSNSFEKPESPLTPGPPHPLPDPPAPATPLPPVPPPAVAAAPPTLDSTASSLTSYDSEVATLTQGASAAPGDPPPPGPPAPAAPAPPAPQPGPDPPPGTDSGIEEVDSRSSSDHPLETISSASTLSSLSAEGGGSAGGGGGGGAGVASGPELLDTYVAYLDGQAFGGSGTPGPPYPPQLMTPSKLRGRALGASGGLRPGPSGGLRDPVTPTSPTVSVTGAGTDGLLALRACSGPPTAGVAGGPVAVEPEVPPVPLPTASSLPRKLLPWEEGPGPPPPPLPGPLAQPQASALATVKASIISELSSKLQQFGGSSAAGGALPWARGGSVGSGDSHHGGASYVPERTSSLQRQRQYRIVVKSSDFGAI